A genomic region of Columba livia isolate bColLiv1 breed racing homer chromosome 12, bColLiv1.pat.W.v2, whole genome shotgun sequence contains the following coding sequences:
- the LOC102096347 gene encoding uncharacterized protein LOC102096347 isoform X8: METPLASPPRWLLVPLSQAAEAVGPLERKAAAVGSSVLLPGPGRAIFHPFNGSLLLEDVQESDSGTYKVTVNVGDKESLKILLEVLKPVSRPQLRTSALMAQASGEVFCKVAEGRVDTIAWKKDRQPLPPDRGFRLSNSLSILYLRPAKKSDCGSYSCNASNGISWQETSLNITIAGLSPPLQDVLRIAVVAVVFAAVSGWGIIFPVCQSEKLRIRGELWRWLSAYTCGLVCIASILAGTAGILWMREEGPSIAIILPEIALTYVMVVTFLVSATVTFQPTKFIQLRSKTAQRTMGYAAPGGVVSVVLTTSFLIKNIHNRHEEGCTEFVDVTTLAVSTAAVSALPLLAILLCCPLKCLSPAARMPFPCLRGQLGCSLVGRVSSIFLPGLVGRGFSISPSLSLCNTCNKWQLN; this comes from the exons atggagactccgcttgcctcgccgccacggt GGCTGCTGGTGCCTTTGTCACAGGCTGCAGAAGCAGTGGGACCCCTTGAGAGAAAAGCTGCCGCTGTGGGATCCtcagtgctgcttcctgggCCGG GACGAGCCATTTTCCATCCATTCAATGGATCTCTCTTGCTGGAGGACGTCCAGGAAAGCGACAGTGGCACCTACAAAGTGACTGTCAACGTGGGAGACAAGGAGAGCCTGAAAATCCTGCTGGAAGTCCTTA AGCCTGTGTCCCGCCCCCAGCTCCGAACCAGTGCTCTCATGGCCCAGGCCAGCGGTGAGGTGTTCTGCAAGGTGGCAGAGGGCAGGGTGGACACCATCGCCTGGAAGAAGGACAGGCAGCCTCTTCCCCCGGACAGAGGTTTTCGCCTCTCCAACAGCCTCAGCATTTTGTACCTGAGGCCAGCGAAGAAGTCAGACTGCGGCTCCTACTCCTGCAATGCCAGCAATGGGATAAGCTGGCAAGAAACCTCCCTGAACATCACCATTGCAG gtCTTTCCCCTCCCTTGCAGGATGTACTGAGGATTGCGGTGGTTGCTGTGGTCTTCGCTGCCGTCTCAGGATGGGGAATAATATTTCCTGTCTGCCAGTCTGAAAAGCTGAGAATAA GGGGGGAGCTGTGGAGGTGGCTGAGTGCCTACACCTGCGGGCTGGTGTGCATCGCCTCCATCCTGGCAGGCACCGCCGGGATCCTCTGGATGCGGGAGGAAG gtCCTTCAATTGCAATCATATTGCCAGAGATTGCCCTTACGTACGTGATGGTGGTAACCTTCCTGGTCTCTGCCACCGTGACCTTCCAGCCTACGAAGTTCATCCAACTCAGATCCAAAACAG CACAGCGCACGATGGGCTACGCTGCTCCCGGAGGAGTGGTTTCGGTGGTGCTGACAACCAGCTTCCTCATAAAGAACATCCACAATCGCCATG aagaaggatgCACAGAGTTCGTGGACGTGACCACCCTCGCGGTCAGCACTGCAGCTGTGTCGGCCCTCCCACTCCTTGCGATCTTACTCTGCT GTCCTTTGAAATGTCTCAGCCCAGCAGCAAGGATGCCATTTCCATGTCTTAGAGGTCAACTGGGGTGTTCCTTGGTTGGCAGAGTCAGCTCAATCTTTCTCCCAGGTTTGGTGGGTCGAGGGTTCTCAATTTCACCCAGTTTGAGCCTCTGCAATACCTGTAATAAATGGCAACTCAATTAA